One genomic region from Augochlora pura isolate Apur16 chromosome 7, APUR_v2.2.1, whole genome shotgun sequence encodes:
- the LOC144472438 gene encoding uncharacterized protein LOC144472438 isoform X1, translating into MLQGYTPLHIAMQFDHENVFNLLVQVYGANQDIRDYSGKKARQYLVSQEAAVSQDTFRKIKARKKHAEKDLGFLRIGSLNERVKRTTEAFSQFLGVATSSSASSNNSNNHEKIHKSWGSADNVQLDQKMMPPPKYAAIKKRRSRRAQDFGSSRDHTASQPSTPLLQGKVSRSSQHRRPTSTAVVTTTRSQHNNDSDSDTACGFDSTWRGSAQL; encoded by the exons ATGTTGCAGGGATACACACCGTTGCACATTGCGATGCAGTTCGATCACGAGAACGTATTCAACCTTCTAGTCCAAGTATACG GTGCAAATCAGGACATTCGTGACTACAGTGGAAAGAAAGCGAGACAATATCTGGTCTCACAAGAGGCCGCCGTCAGTCAGGACACCTTCCGCA aaataaaagCAAGGAAAAAGCATGCAG AGAAAGATCTTGGTTTCCTGCGTATTGGCTCGCTGAACGAGCGCGTGAAACGTACGACGGAAGCGTTCAGCCAGTTCCTGGGTGTGGCGACTAGCAGCAGTgccagcagcaacaacagtaACAACCACGAGAAGATACACAAGAGCTGGGGCTCGGCGGATAATGTGCAG TTGGACCAGAAGATGATGCCACCGCCAAAGTATGCAGCTATCAAGAAGAGGAGGAGTCGAAGGGCACAGGATTTTGGATCATCGCGGGATCACACAGCCAGCCAACCGAGCACACCTTTGCTACAAGGCAAGGTGTCTCGGTCCAGTCAACATCGTCGACCAACGTCTACCGCAGTCGTCACTACCACCAGATCGCAGCATAACAATGATTCAGATTCCGATACCGCCTGTGGCTTTGACTCTACGTGGCGAGGATCTGCACAGCTGTAA
- the Snrnp-u1-70k gene encoding LOW QUALITY PROTEIN: small ribonucleoprotein particle U1 subunit 70K (The sequence of the model RefSeq protein was modified relative to this genomic sequence to represent the inferred CDS: inserted 1 base in 1 codon), with protein MTQFLPPNLLALFAPRDPIPYLPPVSKLPHEKKNGGYIGVGSFLKYFEDPKDTPPPVRVETREERLERRRRERAEQVAYKLEQEIAVWDPAGIPNVTADPFKTLFVARINYDTSESKLRREFEVYGPVKKIVVIHNTINGKPRGYAFIEYEHERDMHSWWPLPATSAVHYSMQXSLNLPDMIAAYKHADGKKIDGRRVLVDVERARTVKGWLPRRLGGGLGGTRRGGPDVNIKHSGREDNERERERYRLERERETSGRLDRDRDRDRLDRERRRSRDRKRRSRSRSRDRKRRRSRDRLPDPDIEEIQRDERPRDRRDRDRDRDRDRDRKRRRSRSNDRDRDRDRKRDKRDRDRERRDRKDRGDRQDEDTKEIRIKEEPLDDYPDYSNTFQSSGSYFTAVKYEDDNEQEVEEKYRIPEGRPDPPPYNNYDSVQDY; from the exons ATGACGCAGTTCCTGCCGCCGAACTTGTTGGCCCTATTCGCTCCACGGGATCCCATACCGTATTTACCACCCGTTAGCAAACTCCCGCACGAGAAGAAGAATGGAGGCTATATCGGCGTTGGATCATTCCTCAAATACTTCGAG GATCCTAAAGATACACCACCACCGGTTCGTGTGGAGACCAGGGAAGAACGGCTTGAACGAAGGAGAAGAGAACGTGCAGAGCAGGTGGCATACAAACTTGAACAGGAAATTGCAGTATGGGATCCTGCTGGCATTCCAAATGTAACTGCGGATCCCTTCAAGACGCTTTTTGTAGCACGAATA AACTATGATACATCAGAGTCTAAGTTAAGGAGGGAGTTTGAAGTGTATGGACCCGTTAAAAAA ATAGTGGTAATTCACAATACAATAAATGGCAAGCCTAGAGGATATGCTTTCATTGAGTATGAGCACGAAAGAGATATGCACT CGTGGTGGCCGCTGCCGGCAACTAGTGCCGTTCACTATTCCATGC AATCCCTGAACCTGCCTGATATGATAG CTGCTTATAAGCATGCGGATGGTAAGAAAATAGATGGTCGCAGAGTGTTGGTCGACGTCGAGCGGGCCAGGACCGTGAAGGGTTGGCTACCTCGTAGGCTGGGCGGTGGCCTTGGTGGCACAAGAAGAGGCGGTCCCGATGTCAACATTAAACACTCCGGCCGAGAAGATAACGAAAGAGAACGGGAACGGTATCGTTTAGAGCGGGAGAGGGAGACTTCTGGGCGCCTCGATAGAGACAG AGATCGCGATCGCTTGGACAGAGAACGTAGAAGGTCTCGCGATCGCAAGAGAAGGTCGAGGAGCAGGTCGCGCGATCGCAAACGTAGACGAAGTCGTGATCGGCTTCCCGATCCTGATATCGAAGAGATACAAAGGGACGAACGACCGCGGGACAGAAGAGACCGTGATCGTGATCGCGATCGTGACCGTGACCGCAAGAGGAGGCGTTCCAGGAGTAACGATCGTGACCGTGATAGGGATCGTAAGAGGGACAAACGTGATCGCGACCGCGAACGCAGAGACAGGAAAGATCGAGGCGATCGTCAAGACGAAGACACGAAAGAGATTCGAATTAAAGAAGAACCTTTGGACG ATTATCCTGACTACAGTAACACTTTCCAATCGTCCGGATCCTATTTCACGGCTGTAAAATACGAGGACGACAACGAGCAGGAAGTGGAAGAGAAATACAGGATTCCGGAAGGTCGTCCCGATCCCCCTCCCTACAACAACTACGACTCTGTGCAAGATTATTGA
- the LOC144472438 gene encoding uncharacterized protein LOC144472438 isoform X2, translated as MVTGGEMDKMVPPSLSSSVLSEIKARKKHAEKDLGFLRIGSLNERVKRTTEAFSQFLGVATSSSASSNNSNNHEKIHKSWGSADNVQLDQKMMPPPKYAAIKKRRSRRAQDFGSSRDHTASQPSTPLLQGKVSRSSQHRRPTSTAVVTTTRSQHNNDSDSDTACGFDSTWRGSAQL; from the exons ATGGTTACGGGTGGTGAAATGGATAAAATGGTTCCCCCATCTCTGTCCTCTTCTGTTCTCTCTG aaataaaagCAAGGAAAAAGCATGCAG AGAAAGATCTTGGTTTCCTGCGTATTGGCTCGCTGAACGAGCGCGTGAAACGTACGACGGAAGCGTTCAGCCAGTTCCTGGGTGTGGCGACTAGCAGCAGTgccagcagcaacaacagtaACAACCACGAGAAGATACACAAGAGCTGGGGCTCGGCGGATAATGTGCAG TTGGACCAGAAGATGATGCCACCGCCAAAGTATGCAGCTATCAAGAAGAGGAGGAGTCGAAGGGCACAGGATTTTGGATCATCGCGGGATCACACAGCCAGCCAACCGAGCACACCTTTGCTACAAGGCAAGGTGTCTCGGTCCAGTCAACATCGTCGACCAACGTCTACCGCAGTCGTCACTACCACCAGATCGCAGCATAACAATGATTCAGATTCCGATACCGCCTGTGGCTTTGACTCTACGTGGCGAGGATCTGCACAGCTGTAA